AAGAAGGCGTCGATCCCGCTCGCCTTGTGACTGCGCGCACCCTCGATCAATTCAATTGCGAGCTGTGCCGCCGCTTCGCTTACCTTGCGCGCAGGCGCTGCCTGTTCCAGCCTCTGCGCAACACAAGCCTCCTCTTCGGCGCGATAGGCGCGGCGCAATTCGCTGCGGTCGAGGAAGTTGGCCGTATTGGCCGGCAGGCTTGGGTGGGTCACTTCGCAGATAGGCCTTTCGCTGAGGGTCGCCCTGAGTCGGGCGCAATTGAGGCGATTTGGACCGGTCGCGCCTCTCAATCAAGCAAAGTCGTAACATCGGAAACCATTTTGATCGTGCTTGATCACAGCACCTGCTGTGATAACCCAGCCGTCATGGCTCTTTTCTGCTTCTATTGCCGCGACGGTGAGAACAATGACAAGCTGCGCGAAGTGCATTTGGAGGCGCAGCGCGAGTGGATGGCGCAGCACGAAGAGAATTACCGCGCTGCCGGTCCGCTGACCAATGCCAAGGGCGAATTTGTCGGCTCTCTGTTGATCATCGAGGCCGAGGATGAAGCGGCCGCGCGCGCGACAGTGAACGATGATCCCTATCTGGTGGGCGGCGTGTGGCAGTCGATCCGGGTGGACAAGTTCGAGCCGGTCAAAGGGCGCTGGAAGGATCGTTAATCGAGCAGTCGGAAGCTGCCCGCCGTATATCGAAAAATAGCGGGACGTTCAGGCGGACTATCATCGGGGAGTGTCTCTCCGAACGAAGCAAAGTAACAATCATAGAAGCCCATCACTTCGTCCTTCCAGCAGTGTACCATGATCCCAAACTCAGGGGATGGATTACCATGTTCATCCACCCAAGGGATGCAAACGCGCGTGCCGGGAGCGATGAAGCGATCGCCATTCTCAATGCTTGACGTTAGTAGATCGGACCTATCTGGGGGTTGCCTCGTCACCCCAATACCCGCCCCGCCACCGCATCAAGCTTCGCCATCATTTCCGGATCCTGCTCCTCGGGTGCGGTGATAACCGCGTCATCGAGCGCTTTGTCGATCGGAGAGGCCTTGCGGGTTTTCGGCAGGGACTCAATGAACTTGACCACCGCCTCGCGCGCGAGTTGACTGTTTTCCTGCATCTGCGCGACGACTTGCGCGACGTTGACTTCCTCACCGTCCCGCCAGCAATCATAGTCGGTGACCATGCCCATCAGCGCATAGGGTAGCTCGGCCTCGCGGGCGAGCTTGGCTTCTGGCATACCGGTCATGCCGATTATATCCGCGCCCCATTGGCGGTACATGCGGCTTTCTGCGCGGGTGGAGAATTGCGGTCCCTCCATCGCCAGATAGGTCGCGCCGGTCGCGACCTTGCCCTTACAGGCAGTGACCGCCTTTGCAGCCATTTCGGACAGGCGCGGGCAGGTCGGGTCCGCCATCGAAACATGGGTGACAAAGCCGCTGGAATAAAAGGTCGAGGCCCGGTGCGCGGTGTGATCAATGAACTGATCGGCTAGCACGAAGCGTCCCGGCTCAAGCTCTTCGCGTAGTGATCCCACAGCGGAGATTGCCAGAATATCAGTGCAGCCAGCCCGCTTGAGTGCGTCCACATTCGCGCGCGAGTTGAGGTCGGTCGGCGAGATCGGATGCCCGCGCCCGTGCCGCGGCAGAAAACGCACTTTTACATTGCCGATACGACCGAACAGAATCTCGTCAGACGGATCACCCCAGGGCGTGTCGATCAGCAGCCACTGCTCATCGTCGAGCCCCTCTATATTGTAGAGGCCCGATCCGCCGATAATTCCGATGCACCATTCTTTGGCCATGCGTGGCGACCATGCTCCGCTAATGTCTTATTGCAGGAGGCTTTACGTGCCTGACCCGCGCT
This genomic window from uncultured Erythrobacter sp. contains:
- a CDS encoding YciI family protein — translated: MALFCFYCRDGENNDKLREVHLEAQREWMAQHEENYRAAGPLTNAKGEFVGSLLIIEAEDEAAARATVNDDPYLVGGVWQSIRVDKFEPVKGRWKDR
- the mtnP gene encoding S-methyl-5'-thioadenosine phosphorylase, encoding MAKEWCIGIIGGSGLYNIEGLDDEQWLLIDTPWGDPSDEILFGRIGNVKVRFLPRHGRGHPISPTDLNSRANVDALKRAGCTDILAISAVGSLREELEPGRFVLADQFIDHTAHRASTFYSSGFVTHVSMADPTCPRLSEMAAKAVTACKGKVATGATYLAMEGPQFSTRAESRMYRQWGADIIGMTGMPEAKLAREAELPYALMGMVTDYDCWRDGEEVNVAQVVAQMQENSQLAREAVVKFIESLPKTRKASPIDKALDDAVITAPEEQDPEMMAKLDAVAGRVLG